A single region of the Brachypodium distachyon strain Bd21 chromosome 3, Brachypodium_distachyon_v3.0, whole genome shotgun sequence genome encodes:
- the LOC100837502 gene encoding tetratricopeptide repeat protein 33, whose amino-acid sequence MKIAWNKNVKAKRQPVVAPLKPRLPFGTEVGENEDGKDGSRESEASCPGSRPPDSAQSLQDQGNKLAEEGKYHEALSKWEASLSLIPDNAIVHEQKAQVLLELGDTWRALTAATRATEVEPSWPEAWVTLGRAQLNFGEPDKSIESFDRALAIKPDYSDAKADRETASRLVRKRGQLHSSGDLSANKRRFTVGGNSEKEKESKDEEA is encoded by the exons ATGAAGATAGCTTGGAATAAGAACGTCAAAGCGAAGAGGCAGCCAGTGGTGGCACCACTGAAGCCAAGGCTGCCATTTGGTACCGAGGTTGGGGAAAATGAGGATGGAAAGGACGGGAGCAGAGAGTCGGAAGCTAGCTGTCCTGGATCCAGGCCACCAGATTCTGCGCAGTCGCTCCAAGACCAAGGGAACAAGCTAGCTGAG GAAGGGAAGTATCATGAAGCGCTCAGTAAGTGGGAGGCTTCACTTAGCTTGATACCAGATAATGCAATAGTTCATGAACAGAAAGCTCAGGTTTTACTTGAATTGGGAGATACATGGCGTGCCCTGACAGCAGCAACTA GAGCAACAGAAGTTGAACCATCATGGCCTGAG GCTTGGGTGACGCTTGGTAGAGCACAGTTAAATTTTGGAGAGCCAGATAAATCGATTGAGTCTTTTGACAGGGCGTTAGCTATCAAG CCTGACTACAGTGATGCAAAAGCCGACCGTGAAACCGCATCCCGACTCGTAAGGAAACGAGGGCAGTTGCATTCGTCAGGCGATCTGAGTGCTAACAAGAGACGATTCACAGTCGGAGGGAActcagagaaagaaaaggagagtaAAGATGAGGAAGCATGA
- the LOC100837805 gene encoding RNA polymerase II transcriptional coactivator KIWI isoform X1, with the protein MWRKGSKRSKRFGGGGAGGEPPAKRQAAGKETPSEDADDSTVVAQISKNKRVSVKSWNGKVMVDLREFYVKDGKDLPTRKVENTKGQHQGYRRGRQGEGEQMIEEAVDEIVLGKHLLIRCSSMQ; encoded by the exons ATGTGGCGCAAGGGCAGCAAGCGCAGCAAGCGcttcggtggcggcggcgccgggggcgagCCGCCGGCCAAACGCCAGGCTGCCGGGAAGGAAACCCCCTCCGAGGACGCCGACGACAGCACCGTCGTTGCTCAG ATATCGAAGAACAAGAGGGTGTCCGTGAAGAGCTGGAACGGCAAGGTCATGGTCGACCTTCGAGAGTTCTACGTCAAGGACGGCAAGGACCTCCCCACCCGCAAAG TGGAAAATACTAAAGGACAACATCAAGGCTATAGACGAGGCCgtcaaggagaaggagaacaaATGATTGAAGAAGCGGTCGACGAGATAGTGTTGGGCAAACATTTGCTCATTCGCTGCTCAAGCATGCAGTAG
- the LOC100837805 gene encoding RNA polymerase II transcriptional coactivator KIWI isoform X2 — protein sequence MWRKGSKRSKRFGGGGAGGEPPAKRQAAGKETPSEDADDSTVVAQISKNKRVSVKSWNGKVMVDLREFYVKDGKDLPTRKGISLPIDQWKILKDNIKAIDEAVKEKENK from the exons ATGTGGCGCAAGGGCAGCAAGCGCAGCAAGCGcttcggtggcggcggcgccgggggcgagCCGCCGGCCAAACGCCAGGCTGCCGGGAAGGAAACCCCCTCCGAGGACGCCGACGACAGCACCGTCGTTGCTCAG ATATCGAAGAACAAGAGGGTGTCCGTGAAGAGCTGGAACGGCAAGGTCATGGTCGACCTTCGAGAGTTCTACGTCAAGGACGGCAAGGACCTCCCCACCCGCAAAG GTATATCGCTTCCAATAGATCAG TGGAAAATACTAAAGGACAACATCAAGGCTATAGACGAGGCCgtcaaggagaaggagaacaaATGA